One Nitrospira sp. DNA window includes the following coding sequences:
- a CDS encoding Sugar-phosphate nucleotidyl transferase: protein MGTATDQSRPSAPTGQDVVGLVPAAGLAKRLQPFPCSKEVYPIGFAVDEKTGTPRPKVAAHYLLEKFKAAGITKAYLVIRDGKWDIPNYFRDGRMLDLSLAYIVISGSLGPPDTIDRAYPFIEQQRVAFGFPDILFGPEDAYRQLIEAQERTGAEVVLGLHRVSNPRVWDMVDCKADGRVRSIVMKPVSTILTHGWCCAVWTPAFSDFLHRFLRAGSTGRNLGRLASRANDPGGDLAMGVVLQAALKEGLPMQSVIFPHDVPIDIGTPADLLKAVRQRHSAPP, encoded by the coding sequence ATGGGAACTGCGACCGATCAGAGCAGACCTTCTGCGCCGACCGGACAGGACGTGGTGGGTCTGGTGCCGGCAGCGGGGCTGGCGAAACGCCTGCAGCCCTTTCCTTGCAGCAAAGAGGTCTATCCGATCGGTTTTGCCGTCGATGAGAAAACCGGAACCCCCCGTCCGAAAGTGGCGGCCCACTATCTGCTTGAAAAGTTCAAGGCGGCCGGGATCACGAAAGCCTATCTCGTGATTCGTGACGGTAAATGGGACATCCCGAACTATTTCCGCGACGGCCGGATGCTGGATCTGTCGCTGGCCTACATCGTGATCTCGGGTTCTCTGGGACCGCCTGATACGATCGACCGCGCCTATCCCTTCATCGAGCAACAACGCGTGGCCTTCGGCTTCCCGGACATTCTCTTCGGTCCCGAGGACGCCTATCGGCAACTGATCGAAGCGCAGGAGCGGACCGGCGCGGAGGTGGTGCTGGGGCTGCATCGGGTTTCCAACCCTCGCGTCTGGGACATGGTCGACTGCAAGGCCGATGGTCGTGTGCGGAGCATCGTCATGAAACCGGTGTCGACGATCCTGACCCACGGCTGGTGCTGCGCGGTCTGGACGCCGGCCTTCTCGGATTTTCTCCACCGCTTTCTCCGCGCCGGGAGCACCGGTCGCAACTTGGGGAGGCTGGCGAGCAGGGCCAACGACCCTGGCGGAGATCTGGCCATGGGCGTCGTGCTGCAGGCCGCGCTGAAAGAAGGGCTGCCGATGCAGAGCGTGATCTTTCCCCATGACGTGCCCATCGATATCGGCACGCCGGCAGACCTGCTGAAAGCGGTCCGCCAACGGCACTCCGCTCCCCCGTAA
- a CDS encoding SAM-dependent methyltransferase, with amino-acid sequence MTIDSVQRALRDHLASWGLRHIESDAVYFAWQREVFTPQELAALHSHIEAKRLATDGPSAEIAFYDLTAQPRAVPALYSQRYDYYLQIGSRVARHIGGAPSILDVGCGIGILTTFYAQQWPGCTVLGVDRSSASIDLARQRALESGLTNLCFECLDLDRQDLSGPFDLVIATHTLLQAEQEPGLPSRDWRTFERSPDAQAQQRFEQRTGLGARLDRLRAMLTPQGRAILFEKTRQLARRVPFQRALVARGFRLLVPPEPVRYRSVEEVTDDGPLYVLGVAPQHQALPWDESPEPDGARPLDIDALRSAEAHGDQPLYENHESSAQQAWMELPDKQVSEEVTSEGLDGRQLHVEWGRAGEFMYLYCANTFDRRQLVVIEPARAAALETYYREIIRDMPDDEKGRS; translated from the coding sequence ATGACCATTGACTCCGTACAGAGGGCGCTCCGGGATCATCTGGCTTCCTGGGGCCTCCGGCACATCGAGTCCGATGCAGTCTACTTTGCCTGGCAGCGGGAAGTGTTCACCCCTCAAGAACTTGCGGCGCTTCACAGCCACATCGAAGCCAAGCGGCTGGCGACCGACGGTCCCTCCGCTGAAATCGCCTTCTATGACCTGACCGCGCAGCCTCGAGCGGTTCCCGCCCTCTACAGCCAGCGCTACGACTATTATCTCCAGATCGGTTCACGGGTCGCGCGTCACATCGGCGGCGCGCCGTCCATTCTCGATGTCGGCTGCGGCATCGGCATCCTCACCACGTTCTACGCGCAGCAATGGCCCGGTTGTACGGTGCTCGGCGTCGACCGTTCGTCCGCCTCGATCGACCTCGCTCGACAGCGGGCACTGGAGTCGGGGCTGACCAATCTGTGTTTCGAATGTCTCGATCTCGACCGGCAGGACCTCTCGGGCCCCTTCGATCTCGTCATCGCGACCCATACGTTGTTGCAGGCAGAACAGGAGCCGGGCTTGCCCAGCAGGGATTGGCGGACGTTCGAACGTTCGCCGGATGCGCAGGCACAGCAGCGGTTTGAGCAGCGGACCGGTTTGGGGGCGCGGCTCGATCGGCTTAGGGCCATGCTGACTCCGCAGGGCCGAGCGATCCTGTTTGAGAAAACCAGGCAACTGGCGAGACGTGTTCCGTTTCAACGGGCGCTCGTCGCCCGCGGGTTTCGATTGCTCGTTCCGCCCGAGCCGGTGCGTTATCGTTCGGTGGAGGAAGTCACGGACGACGGCCCGCTCTATGTGTTGGGTGTCGCTCCGCAACATCAGGCCCTGCCGTGGGACGAATCGCCGGAACCGGATGGCGCGAGGCCGCTCGACATCGACGCGCTTCGATCCGCCGAGGCGCATGGGGATCAGCCTCTCTACGAGAACCATGAGAGTTCGGCCCAGCAGGCCTGGATGGAGCTTCCTGATAAACAGGTATCGGAGGAGGTCACCAGCGAAGGGCTGGACGGACGGCAGTTGCACGTCGAATGGGGGCGGGCAGGAGAGTTTATGTATCTCTATTGCGCCAATACGTTCGACCGGCGCCAACTGGTAGTGATCGAACCGGCCCGCGCGGCCGCCCTTGAAACCTACTATCGGGAAATCATCCGCGACATGCCGGACGACGAGAAGGGACGATCGTGA
- a CDS encoding Gamma-glutamyl phosphate reductase: protein MVEVPVKLYLDKLLKTAREAARPFSLMPGLSRDEALRAMAAGIAEAEEAILAANEKDVEAVGKSMTGYENRERVRDAVARVRMTADDVKAMVDRLHRIADLPDPLGEMLGSHDEPNGLQVGRVRVPIGVIGIVSEMAPLATIDALALCLKSGNVCVFRGSPDWALTQQTIAASLNRAAAEAGIPTGALTIIDRPEKEAALELIKSGKALDAIIPRGGAGLRKVVQEQAKMPILCHDGGITHVYIDDDADIPLAQNIVVNSKVQQASAANALDTLLVHQGIARPLLSALILRLLDEFKVDVHGCPKTVALMGQMLMTGHKAVKPAQDEDWDKQFQGPTMAIKMVPSLDEALTHIAQHGPSHTCVIVTKSYESAMRFTKEVDAGTVLINASSRLNAGDSLGFGADIGLSSARRHARGPIGLQQLTCEKYVVFGSGQLRQPHPVPLTYEDAIMLKRP from the coding sequence ATGGTTGAAGTTCCCGTTAAGCTCTATCTTGATAAGCTCTTGAAAACAGCAAGAGAAGCGGCGCGTCCGTTCTCGCTGATGCCCGGTCTATCGAGAGACGAGGCACTGCGTGCCATGGCGGCAGGAATCGCGGAAGCTGAAGAAGCCATTCTCGCCGCCAATGAGAAGGATGTGGAGGCGGTCGGAAAATCGATGACGGGGTACGAAAATCGGGAGCGGGTGCGGGACGCGGTGGCGCGGGTCCGTATGACGGCCGATGACGTCAAGGCCATGGTGGATCGCCTGCACCGCATCGCCGATCTGCCGGATCCCCTCGGTGAGATGCTCGGCAGCCATGATGAACCGAACGGTCTGCAAGTCGGTCGGGTCCGGGTCCCGATCGGAGTCATCGGCATCGTCTCCGAAATGGCGCCGCTGGCGACCATCGACGCGTTGGCACTCTGTTTGAAGTCGGGCAATGTCTGTGTGTTCCGCGGCTCACCGGATTGGGCGTTGACCCAACAGACGATCGCCGCGAGCTTGAATCGAGCCGCCGCAGAGGCCGGCATTCCCACAGGCGCCCTGACGATCATCGACCGTCCGGAGAAGGAAGCGGCGCTGGAACTGATCAAGTCCGGGAAGGCGTTGGATGCGATCATTCCGCGCGGCGGCGCGGGGCTCCGTAAAGTCGTCCAGGAGCAGGCCAAGATGCCGATCCTCTGTCACGACGGCGGGATCACTCATGTCTACATCGACGATGACGCCGACATTCCGCTGGCGCAAAATATCGTCGTCAACTCCAAAGTGCAGCAGGCCTCCGCGGCCAACGCATTGGATACTCTGTTGGTCCACCAGGGCATCGCCAGGCCGTTGTTGTCGGCGTTGATTTTGCGGCTGCTCGATGAATTCAAGGTGGACGTCCATGGCTGTCCGAAGACCGTCGCATTGATGGGACAGATGCTCATGACCGGCCATAAGGCCGTCAAGCCGGCCCAGGACGAGGATTGGGACAAACAGTTTCAAGGTCCGACCATGGCCATTAAAATGGTGCCTTCGTTGGATGAAGCCCTGACCCACATCGCCCAGCACGGGCCAAGCCACACCTGCGTCATCGTGACGAAGTCGTACGAGTCCGCGATGCGGTTCACCAAAGAGGTCGATGCCGGGACCGTGCTGATCAACGCCTCCTCGCGATTGAACGCCGGAGACAGTTTGGGGTTCGGCGCCGATATCGGACTGAGTTCCGCCCGCCGCCATGCGCGTGGTCCGATCGGACTGCAGCAGCTCACCTGTGAAAAATATGTCGTCTTCGGCAGCGGACAACTCCGGCAGCCGCACCCTGTGCCGCTGACCTATGAAGATGCCATCATGCTGAAGAGACCCTAG
- a CDS encoding Putative inner membrane protein: MERLHRSLARFVQAEPQELRPLAWSFGYFFCLLCGYYILRPVRDEMAIEGGVHNLPWMMTGTFVTLLALTPFFGWLSARYSRYRLLLTVYAFFIANLSAFYLLMTSQLYIEWVARGFFIWLSVFNLFVVSVFWSFMADLFTPEQGARLFGVIAAGGSSGALLGPLLTTGLTYALPVPVLMVASALFLLACMGCIYKLEAWSHERASCRRESTGDPLGGGFLAGIRLAFSSPYLLGICAYLLFLTTTATFLYFEQVRLVAQYFDTPEARTRLFSSVDFATNILTWLTQILITNRLVGRFGLVAALLFLPFVSLLGFLGIALWPGLVVYVSFSVLRRVGEYALSKPAREVLFTVVRREEKYKAKNFIDTAVSRGGDASTGWLVSGIKALGVTTTQIAWALLPLMVLWAWLSRWLAARHGLLVRSR, translated from the coding sequence ATGGAAAGATTACATCGTTCACTGGCCCGGTTCGTTCAGGCAGAGCCACAGGAGTTGCGGCCGCTGGCCTGGTCGTTCGGCTATTTCTTCTGCCTGCTCTGCGGCTACTACATCCTGCGTCCCGTGCGCGATGAAATGGCTATCGAGGGCGGGGTCCATAATCTGCCCTGGATGATGACCGGCACGTTCGTGACCCTGCTCGCCCTTACGCCGTTTTTCGGCTGGCTGTCCGCTCGGTACTCCCGCTATCGGCTCCTGCTCACCGTCTACGCATTTTTCATCGCCAACCTGTCGGCCTTCTATCTCCTGATGACGAGTCAACTCTATATCGAGTGGGTCGCCCGCGGTTTTTTTATCTGGCTCTCGGTGTTCAACCTGTTTGTGGTGTCGGTGTTCTGGAGTTTCATGGCGGATCTCTTTACGCCGGAGCAGGGTGCGCGGCTCTTCGGTGTGATCGCGGCGGGAGGGAGCAGCGGCGCCCTGCTCGGTCCCCTGCTCACGACGGGGCTGACCTATGCGTTGCCGGTTCCGGTGCTCATGGTGGCCTCGGCGCTGTTCTTGCTGGCCTGCATGGGCTGTATCTACAAACTGGAGGCGTGGAGTCATGAACGTGCGTCATGTCGCCGGGAGTCTACAGGAGATCCGTTGGGCGGAGGTTTTCTCGCCGGTATTCGGTTGGCATTCTCTTCTCCCTACCTGCTCGGTATTTGCGCCTACCTCCTGTTCCTGACGACCACCGCCACCTTCTTGTATTTCGAGCAGGTGCGTCTGGTGGCTCAGTATTTCGATACGCCGGAAGCCAGGACACGCCTCTTTTCGAGCGTGGATTTCGCGACGAACATCCTCACATGGCTGACGCAGATCCTGATCACGAACCGATTGGTCGGCCGGTTCGGTTTGGTGGCGGCCCTGCTCTTCCTGCCGTTCGTCAGCCTGCTCGGCTTTCTGGGGATCGCCCTGTGGCCGGGACTCGTGGTGTACGTGAGCTTTTCCGTCCTGCGGCGGGTGGGGGAATATGCGTTGTCGAAGCCGGCCCGCGAAGTCCTCTTCACGGTCGTGCGTCGCGAGGAAAAGTACAAGGCCAAGAACTTCATCGATACGGCCGTCTCGCGAGGCGGCGACGCCTCCACCGGATGGCTCGTCTCCGGCATCAAGGCCCTCGGTGTGACGACCACACAGATCGCCTGGGCCCTCCTTCCCTTGATGGTCCTCTGGGCTTGGTTGAGCCGATGGCTCGCCGCTCGCCATGGTCTGCTCGTTCGCTCGCGTTGA
- a CDS encoding Low-specificity L-threonine aldolase — protein sequence MIDLRSDTVTKPSPAMREAMARAEVGDDVYGEDPTVNRLQEQGAALVGKKAALFVPSGTLGNQLCLRAQAEPGREVIVERHAHIVRYEQGAAGALAGVQLHWVQGSRGLMTAEQVEAAIRPKDPYSIQTALICIENTHNAGGGRVYPLSTIQALRAVASAHRLPMHLDGARLFNAVVASGVAAADYARHFETVTFCLSKGLGAPAGSLIATDDRELLERLRRFRRMYGGAMRQAGILAAAGLYALEHNIQRLAEDHANARRLAALLQRIPAVSIDPEAVATNILFFDVQSLHLSLPNFIAACKQAGLLLSAVGEKTCRAVTHLDVSADDIERAGAIIARVLHR from the coding sequence ATGATCGATCTCCGGAGCGATACCGTCACCAAACCCTCACCTGCCATGCGCGAGGCCATGGCGCGCGCCGAGGTGGGCGACGACGTATACGGGGAAGACCCCACCGTCAACCGCCTGCAGGAGCAGGGCGCCGCACTGGTCGGCAAGAAAGCCGCGCTCTTCGTACCGTCCGGCACGCTCGGCAATCAGCTCTGTCTTCGCGCGCAGGCGGAACCGGGCCGTGAGGTCATCGTCGAACGCCACGCCCACATCGTCCGCTACGAACAGGGCGCCGCGGGAGCGCTGGCCGGCGTGCAATTACATTGGGTGCAGGGCTCGCGAGGGCTCATGACGGCCGAGCAGGTCGAGGCCGCGATCCGTCCCAAAGATCCCTATAGCATCCAAACCGCGCTCATCTGTATCGAGAACACCCACAATGCCGGAGGCGGCAGGGTCTATCCCCTCTCGACCATCCAGGCCCTGCGCGCCGTCGCCTCGGCCCATAGGCTCCCCATGCACCTGGACGGAGCCAGGCTGTTCAATGCCGTCGTGGCCTCCGGCGTCGCAGCTGCGGATTATGCGCGGCACTTTGAGACCGTCACGTTCTGTCTCTCGAAAGGATTGGGTGCTCCGGCCGGCTCGTTGATCGCCACCGACGATCGGGAATTGCTGGAGCGGCTGCGGCGGTTCCGGCGCATGTACGGCGGTGCCATGCGTCAGGCCGGCATCCTGGCGGCGGCCGGCCTCTATGCGTTGGAACATAATATTCAGCGGCTCGCGGAGGACCATGCGAATGCCCGTCGGCTTGCGGCGCTGCTGCAACGGATTCCCGCCGTCTCGATCGATCCCGAGGCGGTCGCGACGAACATCCTCTTCTTCGATGTGCAGAGTCTCCACCTATCGCTGCCGAACTTCATCGCGGCGTGCAAGCAGGCGGGCCTGTTGCTCAGCGCCGTCGGCGAGAAAACCTGTCGCGCGGTGACCCATCTCGACGTGTCGGCCGATGATATCGAGCGAGCGGGCGCCATCATCGCGCGCGTGCTACATCGATAA
- a CDS encoding 6-phosphogluconate dehydrogenase, decarboxylating, protein MELGFIGLGKMGMNMVTRLQQGRHRVVVYDRTSDLVTQAVGKGCVGASSLSDLVAKLAAPRAVWIMVPSGTPTEETVQAIGALLQPGDTIIDGGNTRFHDDTRRAADLKKKGIHYVDVGTSGGIWGLTVGYCLMVGGEDEPVRRLTPIFQTLAPEEGWAHMGAHGAGHYVKMVHNGIEYSMMQGYAEGFELMAKSEYRLDLGKIADVWMHGSVVRSWLLELAAGALKQDPKLEKLKGYVQDSGEGRWMIQDAIDKDVPVPTLTAALFTRFRSRQEESFAEKMLAALRNAFGGHSVRR, encoded by the coding sequence ATGGAACTTGGATTTATCGGGCTCGGCAAGATGGGCATGAACATGGTGACCCGCCTGCAACAGGGGCGCCACCGCGTCGTCGTCTATGATCGCACCTCCGACCTCGTGACACAGGCGGTGGGCAAGGGCTGTGTCGGCGCCTCGTCCCTGAGCGACCTCGTCGCAAAATTGGCGGCCCCGCGCGCCGTCTGGATCATGGTGCCGTCGGGAACTCCGACGGAAGAAACCGTTCAAGCCATCGGCGCCCTGCTGCAACCGGGCGACACGATCATCGACGGTGGCAACACGCGGTTCCACGACGATACCCGCCGCGCCGCCGACCTGAAGAAAAAAGGGATTCACTATGTCGATGTCGGGACCAGCGGCGGAATCTGGGGGCTGACGGTCGGCTACTGCCTCATGGTCGGAGGCGAGGACGAACCGGTCCGACGGCTGACACCGATCTTCCAAACCTTGGCGCCCGAGGAGGGCTGGGCCCACATGGGAGCCCACGGCGCCGGCCACTACGTAAAAATGGTGCACAACGGCATCGAGTACAGCATGATGCAGGGCTATGCCGAGGGCTTCGAACTGATGGCGAAAAGCGAATACCGGCTGGACCTTGGCAAGATCGCCGATGTCTGGATGCACGGCAGCGTGGTGCGCTCCTGGCTCCTCGAACTGGCGGCCGGCGCGTTGAAACAGGATCCCAAGCTCGAGAAGCTGAAAGGCTACGTGCAGGATTCCGGCGAGGGACGCTGGATGATCCAAGATGCGATCGACAAGGACGTGCCGGTCCCCACCCTGACGGCGGCCCTGTTCACGCGCTTCCGGTCGCGTCAGGAAGAATCGTTCGCAGAAAAAATGTTGGCGGCGCTACGCAACGCCTTCGGCGGGCATAGCGTTCGACGTTGA
- a CDS encoding Glucose-6-phosphate 1-dehydrogenase, with amino-acid sequence MPSPTTPVDIQPLPETVVPVEPCTLVIFGGSGDLARRRLIPALYNLLLDGLLPSKYAVIGLGRKPMGDEEFRDLVREGVVKHSRQALVQDTWQEFERHLFYIPGENDDPQTYAALRARAEQIERTKQLPGNRIFYLSIPPSSFASVCEGLAQAGLATQPAAASPYSRIIVEKPVGRDLASAQQINEVTGKVFDESQIFRIDHYLGKETVQNLMVVRFANSIFEPIWNHKYIDHVQITVSEAEGVGTRASYYEEAGALRDMVQNHLLQLLCLVAMEPPYSLDPNVVRNAKMEVLRCLRPIVGKEVAQFTVRAQYAEGTAHDQQVPGYRREKGVNPNSTTETYVAVKAFVENWRWSGVPFYLRTGKALPKRASEVAVQFKDIPQILFNTDPAHPQPANVLTLRIQPDEGLSLRIISRVPGTRAQTHPVEMDFQYSDVFGRPSPEAYERLLLDVMGGDASRFMRRDAVEASWAWVTKILDGWSQQKARWLPEYPAGTWGPVEAERMIQNDGRSWRIL; translated from the coding sequence ATGCCTTCTCCAACGACTCCAGTCGACATCCAGCCCCTCCCGGAAACCGTCGTACCGGTCGAGCCCTGTACCCTCGTCATTTTCGGCGGCTCGGGAGACCTCGCCCGGCGGCGCCTCATTCCGGCGCTCTATAACCTGCTGCTCGACGGACTGTTGCCGTCCAAATATGCGGTCATCGGTTTGGGCCGCAAACCGATGGGAGATGAGGAATTCCGCGACCTCGTGCGCGAAGGAGTCGTCAAACATTCGCGTCAAGCGCTGGTCCAGGACACCTGGCAGGAGTTCGAGCGACATCTGTTCTACATTCCCGGCGAAAACGACGACCCGCAGACCTACGCGGCGCTCCGCGCCAGGGCCGAACAAATCGAACGCACCAAGCAGCTGCCAGGCAACCGCATTTTTTATTTGAGCATCCCGCCGAGTTCCTTTGCTTCGGTCTGCGAAGGGTTGGCCCAGGCCGGCCTGGCGACCCAGCCCGCCGCCGCATCGCCTTACTCGCGCATCATCGTCGAGAAGCCGGTGGGACGTGATCTGGCCTCCGCCCAGCAGATCAACGAAGTGACCGGCAAGGTCTTCGACGAGTCGCAAATTTTCCGCATCGACCATTATCTGGGGAAGGAGACGGTCCAGAACCTGATGGTGGTCCGTTTCGCCAACAGCATCTTCGAACCGATCTGGAACCACAAGTACATCGATCACGTCCAGATCACCGTCAGCGAAGCGGAAGGAGTCGGAACCAGGGCCAGTTATTATGAAGAGGCCGGCGCTTTGCGGGACATGGTCCAGAACCACCTGCTGCAACTCCTCTGTCTCGTGGCGATGGAGCCGCCCTACTCGCTCGATCCCAACGTCGTCCGCAATGCCAAGATGGAGGTGCTGCGCTGCCTCCGTCCGATCGTCGGCAAGGAGGTCGCGCAGTTTACCGTGCGGGCGCAGTACGCGGAGGGAACCGCACATGACCAGCAAGTGCCGGGATACCGTCGGGAGAAGGGCGTCAACCCGAACTCCACCACGGAGACCTATGTGGCGGTCAAGGCGTTCGTCGAGAATTGGCGCTGGTCCGGCGTGCCCTTTTACCTGCGCACCGGCAAGGCCCTGCCCAAGCGGGCCAGCGAGGTCGCCGTCCAGTTCAAGGACATTCCGCAAATCCTGTTCAACACGGACCCCGCCCATCCCCAACCGGCGAACGTCCTGACCCTGCGGATCCAGCCGGATGAGGGCCTCTCGCTCCGCATCATCTCGCGGGTGCCAGGCACACGCGCACAAACCCACCCCGTGGAAATGGACTTCCAATACAGCGACGTATTCGGACGTCCGTCCCCGGAAGCCTACGAACGGTTGCTGCTCGACGTCATGGGCGGCGATGCGTCCCGTTTCATGCGCCGCGATGCGGTGGAGGCCTCCTGGGCTTGGGTGACGAAGATTCTCGACGGGTGGTCGCAGCAGAAAGCCCGTTGGTTGCCGGAATACCCGGCGGGAACCTGGGGCCCGGTGGAGGCCGAACGGATGATTCAGAACGATGGGCGCAGCTGGCGGATCCTCTAG
- a CDS encoding Thioredoxin, protein MIREVTDRDFAREVEQALRPVLVEFWQPGCGHCRALLSELEQLQREVGQRVTILKMNVQENFQIPAELEISSLPALALFERGEFVRFIGGIGKKDEIRKQLPPV, encoded by the coding sequence ATGATCCGCGAGGTCACCGATCGAGACTTTGCCCGCGAAGTCGAACAGGCCTTGAGGCCGGTGCTGGTCGAATTCTGGCAGCCGGGCTGCGGTCACTGCCGCGCGCTGTTGTCGGAGTTGGAACAGTTGCAGCGCGAGGTGGGACAGAGGGTGACGATCCTGAAGATGAACGTGCAGGAGAATTTTCAGATTCCCGCCGAGTTGGAAATCAGTTCATTGCCGGCGCTGGCCCTGTTCGAGCGAGGAGAGTTCGTGCGGTTTATCGGAGGGATCGGCAAGAAGGACGAGATCAGAAAACAACTGCCTCCCGTCTAG
- a CDS encoding putative acylhydrolase, giving the protein MQPLRNVPLILCFGDSLTAGYQAPGPTHPRGEETPYGLVLQERIGNRALVEISGICGEVTGEMVLRFRADVLDRRPQWVIILGGTNDLGWNAEPAEIMRNLTKMYELARAASIVPVPVTVPSIRVEVGKDNPEAGSWLTAHIERRQRLNALIADYAVRKGVPWFDLFTATAEPESMMLAEPYSNDGLHLTTSGYHLFGRLLYEQLFAADPAFSHPTPFGPAGS; this is encoded by the coding sequence GTGCAACCCTTGCGCAACGTCCCCCTCATCCTCTGTTTCGGTGACAGCCTCACCGCCGGCTACCAAGCTCCCGGCCCGACACATCCTCGTGGGGAGGAGACGCCCTATGGTCTGGTGCTGCAGGAACGGATCGGCAACCGGGCGTTGGTGGAGATCAGCGGGATCTGCGGCGAAGTGACCGGCGAAATGGTCCTGCGCTTTCGCGCCGACGTGCTTGATCGCCGGCCGCAGTGGGTGATCATTCTCGGCGGGACCAACGACCTGGGGTGGAATGCGGAGCCTGCGGAGATCATGCGGAACCTCACCAAGATGTATGAATTGGCGAGAGCCGCCTCGATCGTTCCCGTACCAGTCACGGTTCCCTCCATCCGGGTCGAGGTGGGCAAGGACAACCCCGAGGCTGGTTCCTGGCTCACCGCACACATTGAACGGCGGCAGCGATTGAATGCATTGATCGCGGACTATGCGGTCAGGAAAGGGGTGCCCTGGTTCGATCTCTTCACCGCGACGGCCGAGCCTGAGTCGATGATGCTTGCCGAGCCCTACTCGAACGACGGACTCCACCTGACGACGAGCGGCTACCATCTCTTCGGCAGGCTGCTGTACGAGCAATTGTTTGCCGCCGATCCCGCCTTTTCCCATCCGACGCCTTTCGGCCCGGCCGGTTCATGA